The following coding sequences are from one Formosa haliotis window:
- a CDS encoding T9SS type B sorting domain-containing protein encodes MKQWLTAMVFLVYGYIFAQYEAANWYFGENVGINFNFNTGQVSTLSDGRLNTIEGSSSISDSQGNLLFYTDGTTVYNRNHQVMTNGNGLYGNSSSTQSAVVIPKPNNDDIFYVFTVGSSALQATNHGFNYSVVDITGDNGLGEVTSEKNKNLLAFSSEKISAVVKDCNTQAIWVITLSTASGESDERYIFNTYYAYEITSSGINTTPVKSTFISNIQDARGALKFSPDGTKMAAANMIDGLYLYDFDADTGIVTNQQALRINSIDSNKPYGVEFSSNNQFLYIHASNDLNGREGNIVSDHRSSLIQYELDAPNISDSQVILDQRTLFRGALQLGPDGKIYRALAATYDLGTPYLGVIENPNAKGSAANYQHNAIRLTSNSTQGLPPFIQSFFNQKIDIINNASGIKTNILPLCDNETYTLQATDIPNATYLWTLDGVDLNNNSSQQTVTKPGGYYKVIITPPNSTVCDISEGEAYVSYYDLPIAYPPNPDLNFVCDVNNDNVERFDLTQQNNTILGSQTPSDYNIQYFKNQRDADSNNNAILNPNSYEVDSQNQTIYARIQHISNPNCYSLTNFEIDLIPTPTLVVQDLSSCDKLTPYSDGKTAFNLNNAILNTNTDVTFYTSDPAIVSTATPILNPSSYQSTQNNQTLYAKATNGTTGCYTVASFKLVTIDAPVTTQTSYFCSGFDTILEANIPISSPANYNFAWLDSSNTVLGTSPTLTVGSEGLFRVIITDNTSDCIEVNEFNVIESTMATLAEPITTHASEDNTITVNATGNGNYEYALFNNHGEYINYQTSHIFTHVSPGIYTIKVREVLNNCGTAEQTVHIIGFPAFFTPNGDGYNDTWQIQGTSETFQPNSKVLIFNRFGTLIKEITPLGSPWDGTINGERLPVDDYWFRVTLENGKVFNSHFTLKY; translated from the coding sequence ATGAAACAATGGCTAACCGCCATGGTCTTTTTAGTCTATGGTTATATTTTTGCTCAATACGAAGCCGCTAATTGGTATTTCGGTGAAAACGTAGGAATCAATTTTAACTTTAATACAGGCCAGGTTTCTACCTTATCAGACGGTCGTTTAAACACCATTGAAGGCTCGTCATCTATCTCCGACAGTCAAGGAAATCTTTTGTTTTACACAGATGGCACTACCGTTTACAATAGAAACCATCAGGTTATGACAAATGGTAATGGACTGTATGGAAATTCCTCTAGCACACAATCTGCCGTTGTAATTCCAAAACCAAATAACGATGATATCTTCTACGTTTTCACGGTAGGCTCAAGTGCACTACAAGCTACAAATCACGGATTTAATTATTCGGTTGTAGATATCACTGGAGACAATGGTTTGGGCGAAGTAACTTCAGAAAAAAACAAAAATTTACTGGCTTTTAGTTCAGAAAAAATAAGTGCTGTAGTAAAAGATTGTAACACCCAAGCTATTTGGGTAATCACCTTATCAACAGCTTCAGGAGAAAGCGATGAGCGGTATATTTTTAATACATATTACGCGTACGAAATTACAAGTTCAGGCATTAATACAACACCCGTTAAATCAACTTTTATTTCCAATATTCAAGATGCTAGAGGGGCTTTAAAATTCTCTCCAGATGGCACAAAAATGGCTGCAGCAAACATGATTGATGGACTCTATTTATATGATTTTGATGCGGATACCGGTATCGTAACCAATCAGCAAGCTTTACGAATAAATTCTATTGATAGTAATAAGCCATATGGCGTAGAATTTTCTTCGAACAATCAATTTTTATACATTCATGCCTCTAACGATCTTAATGGTCGCGAAGGTAATATTGTATCTGATCATCGTTCTTCGCTTATTCAGTATGAATTGGATGCTCCTAATATTTCAGATTCCCAGGTTATTTTAGACCAAAGAACTTTATTTCGTGGAGCCTTACAACTCGGACCCGATGGAAAAATTTACAGAGCACTAGCAGCAACTTACGATTTAGGAACGCCTTATTTAGGTGTCATAGAAAATCCAAATGCCAAAGGATCTGCTGCAAATTACCAACATAACGCAATTCGTTTAACGAGTAATTCCACACAAGGCTTACCTCCATTTATACAGTCTTTTTTCAATCAGAAAATTGATATCATTAACAACGCAAGCGGAATAAAAACAAACATACTTCCATTATGCGATAACGAAACCTATACCCTACAAGCCACCGATATTCCCAACGCCACTTACCTTTGGACGCTCGATGGTGTAGATTTAAACAACAATTCGAGTCAGCAAACCGTTACCAAGCCAGGAGGATACTATAAAGTAATTATTACACCTCCAAATTCTACCGTTTGCGACATTTCTGAAGGTGAAGCGTATGTTAGCTATTACGATTTACCTATTGCATATCCTCCAAACCCTGATCTAAATTTTGTTTGCGATGTTAATAACGATAATGTTGAGCGTTTCGACTTAACACAACAAAACAATACTATTTTAGGATCTCAAACCCCTTCCGATTATAACATTCAATATTTTAAAAATCAGAGGGATGCCGACTCCAATAACAATGCTATTTTAAACCCAAACAGTTATGAGGTAGACAGCCAAAACCAAACCATATACGCGAGAATTCAACATATAAGTAACCCGAATTGTTATAGTCTTACCAATTTCGAAATTGATTTAATTCCTACGCCTACATTAGTAGTGCAGGATTTAAGCTCCTGTGATAAACTCACACCCTATTCCGACGGTAAAACGGCATTCAATTTAAACAATGCTATTTTAAACACAAATACAGATGTTACGTTTTATACTTCAGACCCTGCAATTGTATCTACTGCTACCCCAATTTTAAATCCTTCATCTTACCAAAGCACACAAAACAATCAAACACTTTACGCCAAAGCCACGAATGGCACGACAGGATGTTATACGGTTGCATCCTTTAAACTCGTTACTATTGATGCTCCTGTAACCACCCAGACAAGCTATTTCTGCTCCGGATTTGACACCATTTTAGAGGCCAACATTCCGATATCGAGTCCTGCAAATTACAACTTTGCTTGGCTTGACAGTTCTAATACCGTTCTTGGAACATCTCCTACGCTTACCGTCGGTTCGGAAGGCCTTTTTAGAGTTATAATTACCGACAATACCAGTGATTGTATAGAAGTAAATGAGTTTAATGTTATCGAGAGCACAATGGCCACACTAGCAGAACCGATAACGACACATGCTTCTGAAGACAATACAATAACCGTTAACGCTACTGGAAATGGCAACTATGAATATGCTCTATTTAATAACCATGGCGAGTATATAAATTATCAAACATCTCATATTTTTACCCATGTTTCTCCCGGGATTTATACCATTAAAGTAAGAGAGGTGCTTAATAATTGTGGCACTGCAGAACAAACTGTTCATATTATTGGTTTCCCTGCGTTTTTTACACCTAATGGAGATGGGTATAACGACACTTGGCAAATTCAGGGGACATCGGAAACGTTTCAGCCTAATAGCAAAGTTTTAATTTTTAATAGGTTTGGAACATTGATAAAAGAAATAACACCTCTTGGCTCCCCTTGGGACGGCACAATAAATGGCGAGCGACTACCGGTCGATGATTATTGGTTTAGAGTCACCCTTGAAAACGGAAAAGTTTTTAATTCTCATTTTACATTAAAATATTAA
- a CDS encoding T9SS type B sorting domain-containing protein has product MRPLFFALCIFLLLSNTLVAQQITVSGGHTPENLITDLIDGCVSISNVNSPINGSADDPAITSYGYFEKGTSNFPFENGIVLSTGSVTSIGNTTIASDLNEGTSRWGTDPDLETYTTATNTLNATTIEFEFESVSDHISFNYILASEEYGTPFICEYADGFAFLIKEVGSSSYRNIALLPDESTPVNTFNVHGGYPGKCTPKNPDYFDGINLGDTNFNGRTKVLTASAAIRPNTTYQIKLIIADQGDHNYDSAVFIQGNSFNTSVDLGPDEVTTCESSYSLDADLGNPTASYSWFKDGVQLPDTSTTLEVTESGIYKVEVNLSVSSGGCEAINDEIKINFNPEIDITDTWETLLCDENNDGKETFNLTDYNGQIETIAKNLISDTAFNITYHETKDGDLIPSPTDVQLNSGDSKTIYARIEGQTYGCLGFLQFNLKVNKKPDINTNQTATRCDNDITFSLNSLDHLFTSNPDFTVSYHYTEEQARLNKRPITTSYRNINATDTLYVRVVDNTTGCFSTTTLKISETESPQINNSNSSVIGGCETTTGDHTFDLTESLDNILGDLNENNFNFSYHHTYADAETITNPIADPTDYTTNLLSVIFLRVEPKTGGCPSIAQIDIYPNIILDFQNEIIDYGNCGGSTFDLFIIANDISKGTDGFNVSFYSDPSHLNEITKVDNYEIPDGADRQTFYVELSFDDCPTQVLKTNFDIYEADPLVFSVPTNLKHCSDLPTIDLKGDIDPKIDYNSNGYTIKYYLSEEDRDNDKNLLPPFFDYDKTQTTIQLWARVIQHIPSGVLSAGSCYVPINFEIEITELPVVDITQENFSYCVTNPELQISIQDIIDEIDSHTSPDDADIKIYANLSDAELDTNSLNATDLTTTATLYSRVTNARNSSCAILDAIDVRVFLQPVFTEKDDFFACGDSEFNLNTIDRSKLLVQDSPNILLTFFDLNGNELSGIINVPEGSPVSITVKANNINSTSCVEQKNIILATANYPTYEQPTDYYICLANASKVSLDLNTKITEISQGHPNLNITFYETQRDAENRENILPLLYENSLNLFELHARIENEGNTDCYDIETFGVYAAQVPSVTDATPLQACATNYTGENLNFNLRESTYTINDVRQQDLIVHYFKSLTDIPESKILREPTSINTHIPNPETYIKASGEDETVYLTVINTTTGCYDAKPIVLSSILPPPTKDLAEYLFCESPDKTLNVLEINNRLVTDLNAVTITYHNSQGDADSNSNQLDNNYDYVANGLIIYARVESNGTGCYIVKPITLNPQSNSFSSTLNFTTDNPAFNSPNSVTVNATGGSGSYMYSIDQGAFQTSHIFNDVTIGIHTITVKDNGGCAEITKSIVNIDIPKFFTPNADGFNDTWHITGVENLDKADIYIYDRFGKLLKMLTQSSPGWDGTYRGEPMPTDDYWYVANVTINSEAIERKGHFTLKR; this is encoded by the coding sequence ATGAGACCATTATTTTTTGCATTATGTATTTTTTTATTGCTTAGTAATACATTGGTTGCGCAACAGATAACTGTCTCTGGAGGACATACACCAGAAAATTTAATTACTGATTTAATAGATGGCTGTGTCTCTATTTCAAATGTTAACTCTCCTATAAATGGCTCTGCCGACGATCCTGCCATAACGAGTTATGGTTATTTTGAAAAAGGAACCTCAAACTTCCCGTTCGAAAATGGTATTGTTTTATCTACTGGTAGTGTTACTTCTATTGGGAATACTACCATTGCATCAGATTTAAATGAAGGGACTTCCCGCTGGGGAACAGATCCAGATCTAGAAACCTATACTACAGCCACGAACACACTTAATGCTACAACCATAGAATTTGAATTTGAATCGGTTTCCGATCATATTTCATTCAATTATATTTTAGCCTCAGAAGAGTATGGTACCCCATTTATTTGCGAATATGCAGATGGCTTTGCCTTTTTAATTAAAGAAGTAGGTAGCAGTTCTTATAGAAACATTGCTCTTTTACCAGACGAATCTACTCCAGTAAACACTTTTAATGTTCATGGTGGTTATCCTGGAAAATGTACTCCTAAAAATCCTGATTATTTTGATGGTATCAATCTTGGAGACACAAACTTTAACGGGCGTACAAAAGTATTAACAGCATCTGCAGCTATTAGGCCAAATACAACATACCAAATCAAATTAATTATAGCCGATCAAGGTGATCATAATTACGACTCTGCTGTTTTTATACAAGGTAATAGTTTTAATACCTCGGTAGACTTGGGGCCTGATGAAGTTACTACCTGCGAATCAAGCTACAGCCTAGATGCCGATTTAGGAAATCCAACCGCAAGTTATTCCTGGTTTAAAGATGGTGTACAACTTCCTGATACGAGTACCACTTTAGAGGTTACTGAAAGCGGAATTTATAAAGTAGAAGTCAATCTTTCTGTTAGCAGCGGTGGTTGTGAAGCAATTAATGATGAAATCAAAATTAATTTCAATCCTGAAATCGATATTACAGACACCTGGGAAACACTACTGTGCGATGAAAACAATGATGGCAAAGAAACCTTCAATTTAACCGATTACAATGGTCAAATAGAAACTATTGCTAAAAATTTAATATCTGACACCGCCTTTAATATTACATACCACGAAACAAAAGATGGAGATTTAATTCCCTCCCCGACAGATGTACAATTAAACTCAGGCGATTCAAAAACTATTTACGCTAGGATTGAAGGCCAAACCTATGGCTGCTTAGGCTTTCTTCAATTTAATTTAAAAGTCAATAAAAAACCAGATATAAACACGAATCAAACAGCTACGCGTTGCGACAACGACATTACCTTTAGTTTAAATAGTTTAGACCATCTATTTACGAGTAATCCAGATTTCACTGTAAGTTATCATTACACAGAAGAACAGGCAAGATTAAATAAAAGACCAATTACAACCTCCTATAGAAATATTAATGCTACAGATACTTTGTATGTGAGAGTTGTAGACAATACCACAGGATGTTTTAGCACAACTACACTTAAAATTTCTGAAACAGAAAGTCCCCAAATTAATAATTCGAATAGCTCGGTAATTGGAGGGTGTGAAACAACGACAGGTGATCACACTTTTGATTTAACAGAAAGCCTCGACAACATATTAGGTGACTTAAATGAAAATAATTTTAATTTTTCATATCACCACACTTATGCAGATGCAGAAACTATTACAAACCCCATTGCAGACCCTACTGATTACACGACAAACCTCTTATCCGTTATCTTTTTGCGCGTAGAACCCAAAACTGGAGGTTGTCCATCCATCGCTCAAATAGATATCTATCCTAATATTATTTTAGATTTTCAAAATGAAATTATAGATTACGGAAACTGTGGAGGAAGTACATTCGATTTATTTATAATCGCTAACGACATTTCAAAAGGAACCGATGGTTTTAATGTTTCCTTTTATTCCGACCCTTCTCATCTAAATGAAATTACTAAAGTTGATAATTATGAAATACCTGATGGTGCAGATAGACAAACATTTTATGTAGAGTTAAGTTTTGATGACTGTCCAACTCAAGTCTTAAAAACTAATTTTGATATTTATGAGGCCGACCCATTAGTTTTTAGTGTGCCTACCAACCTGAAACATTGTAGCGACTTGCCCACTATCGATTTAAAAGGGGATATCGATCCTAAGATTGACTACAATAGTAATGGTTATACCATAAAGTATTATTTATCTGAAGAAGATCGGGATAACGACAAAAATCTATTACCTCCATTTTTCGATTACGATAAAACCCAAACTACCATTCAACTTTGGGCACGCGTGATACAGCATATACCTAGTGGCGTTCTAAGTGCCGGGAGTTGCTATGTTCCTATAAATTTTGAAATAGAAATTACAGAACTACCTGTAGTAGATATTACTCAAGAAAATTTTAGTTATTGTGTAACTAATCCAGAACTTCAAATATCTATTCAAGATATTATCGACGAAATTGATTCGCATACGTCTCCAGATGATGCAGATATTAAAATTTATGCAAACCTAAGTGATGCAGAATTAGACACTAATTCCTTAAACGCCACAGATCTAACAACCACAGCTACGCTTTATAGCCGTGTAACAAATGCCAGAAATTCGTCATGTGCGATTTTAGATGCTATAGATGTTAGAGTATTTTTACAACCTGTTTTTACTGAAAAAGATGATTTCTTTGCCTGTGGTGATTCCGAATTTAATTTAAATACTATTGACAGAAGCAAGCTCTTAGTACAGGATTCACCAAACATACTATTGACATTTTTTGATTTAAATGGAAATGAACTATCAGGGATTATTAATGTACCAGAAGGTTCTCCCGTTTCAATTACTGTAAAAGCGAATAATATAAACAGTACCTCATGTGTTGAACAAAAGAATATTATTTTGGCAACAGCAAACTATCCTACTTACGAGCAACCAACAGATTATTATATTTGTTTAGCAAATGCTAGCAAAGTTAGCCTAGACTTAAACACTAAAATCACAGAAATTAGTCAAGGCCATCCTAACTTAAACATTACCTTTTACGAGACACAACGGGATGCAGAAAACAGAGAAAACATACTGCCTTTACTTTATGAAAATTCGCTGAATCTTTTCGAGTTACACGCACGTATAGAAAATGAAGGTAATACAGATTGTTATGACATTGAAACTTTTGGTGTTTATGCTGCACAAGTACCAAGTGTTACAGATGCCACACCCTTACAAGCCTGTGCCACAAATTATACAGGAGAAAATTTAAATTTTAATTTAAGGGAGAGTACGTACACCATTAACGATGTAAGACAACAAGATTTAATCGTGCATTACTTTAAATCCTTAACCGACATCCCTGAATCTAAAATTTTAAGAGAACCTACAAGTATTAACACACACATTCCTAACCCTGAAACTTATATTAAAGCTTCCGGGGAAGACGAAACCGTATATCTTACTGTTATAAATACAACCACTGGGTGTTATGATGCGAAACCGATTGTGTTATCATCCATACTCCCACCTCCAACAAAAGACCTAGCCGAATACTTATTTTGTGAGTCACCAGATAAAACACTTAACGTACTAGAAATTAACAATCGTTTGGTTACAGATTTAAATGCTGTTACAATTACCTATCATAATTCACAAGGCGACGCTGATTCTAATAGCAATCAACTAGACAATAATTATGATTATGTAGCTAATGGTTTAATCATTTATGCCCGAGTGGAAAGCAACGGCACAGGCTGTTATATTGTTAAGCCCATAACTTTAAATCCGCAATCAAATTCGTTTTCAAGTACCTTAAATTTCACTACAGACAACCCGGCTTTTAATTCACCTAATTCGGTTACCGTTAATGCTACTGGCGGAAGCGGAAGTTATATGTACAGCATAGATCAAGGGGCGTTTCAAACCTCTCATATTTTTAATGATGTGACTATAGGAATTCACACCATTACAGTTAAGGATAATGGCGGTTGTGCCGAAATCACTAAATCTATTGTAAACATTGATATCCCTAAGTTCTTTACTCCAAATGCAGATGGCTTTAACGATACCTGGCACATTACCGGTGTTGAAAACCTAGATAAAGCTGACATCTATATATACGATCGCTTCGGAAAACTTTTAAAAATGTTAACTCAAAGTTCTCCGGGATGGGATGGTACCTACCGTGGCGAACCTATGCCTACAGACGATTATTGGTATGTAGCCAATGTGACTATAAATAGTGAGGCTATAGAACGTAAAGGTCATTTCACTTTAAAACGCTAA
- a CDS encoding DUF1456 family protein, which produces MTNNDILKKLRVALKLRDEDIVKILELVDFRISKSELGAFFRKEDHPKYMECGDQILRNFLNGLVIHLRGPMPKKEDKKPPISENPKSKKTDVKKSAAKKSGAKKNSNKKASNN; this is translated from the coding sequence ATGACAAACAATGACATTCTTAAAAAATTACGTGTCGCTCTAAAGCTAAGAGATGAAGATATTGTAAAGATTTTAGAATTAGTAGATTTTAGAATAAGCAAAAGTGAATTAGGTGCTTTTTTTAGAAAGGAAGATCACCCTAAGTATATGGAATGTGGCGATCAAATTCTACGAAATTTCTTAAACGGATTAGTGATTCATTTACGAGGCCCAATGCCTAAAAAAGAAGACAAAAAACCACCTATTTCTGAAAACCCGAAATCTAAAAAAACAGATGTAAAGAAATCTGCTGCTAAAAAGTCTGGAGCTAAAAAGAATTCCAATAAAAAAGCGTCTAACAATTAA
- the sucC gene encoding ADP-forming succinate--CoA ligase subunit beta: protein MNLHEYQGKEILSNFGVRIQRGLVAQNANEAVAAAKQLTAETGTGWHVIKAQVHAGGRGKGGGVKLAKNLQEVETIAGQIIGMQLVTPQTSAEGKKVHQVLIAEDVYYPGANEPDEFYISVLLNRATGRNMIMYSTEGGMDIETVAEETPHLIFTEEVDPADGLLAFQARRIAFNLGLSGTAFKEMTKFVTNLYTAYVKSDASLFEINPVLKTSDDLIMAVDAKVTIDDNALYRHKDYKDLRDLREENPIEVEAGALGLNYVDLDGNVGCMVNGAGLAMATMDLIKQAGGEPANFLDVGGTADAARVEAAFQIILKDPNVKAILINIFGGIVRCDRVAQGVIDAYKNMGTINVPIIVRLQGTNADIAKELIDNSGLDVMSATEFQEAADKVQQVLA from the coding sequence ATGAACTTACACGAATATCAAGGAAAAGAAATATTAAGCAACTTTGGCGTACGTATTCAACGTGGCTTGGTAGCACAAAATGCTAATGAAGCTGTAGCAGCTGCAAAACAATTAACAGCAGAGACAGGTACTGGATGGCATGTCATTAAGGCTCAAGTTCACGCTGGTGGACGTGGTAAAGGTGGCGGTGTTAAACTAGCTAAGAATTTACAAGAAGTAGAAACCATTGCAGGTCAAATTATAGGAATGCAATTGGTTACTCCGCAAACTTCTGCAGAAGGTAAAAAAGTACACCAAGTATTAATTGCTGAAGATGTATACTATCCAGGCGCTAATGAACCAGATGAGTTTTATATCTCTGTTTTACTAAATAGAGCAACCGGACGTAACATGATTATGTATTCTACAGAAGGTGGAATGGATATTGAAACTGTTGCAGAAGAAACACCTCATTTAATTTTTACTGAAGAAGTTGATCCAGCAGACGGATTGTTAGCTTTTCAAGCAAGACGTATTGCTTTTAACTTAGGTTTATCGGGTACTGCTTTTAAAGAAATGACGAAGTTTGTTACTAACCTATATACAGCGTATGTAAAGTCTGATGCTTCTTTATTCGAAATTAATCCTGTACTTAAAACAAGTGATGACTTAATTATGGCTGTAGATGCGAAAGTAACTATAGACGATAATGCATTATACAGACATAAAGATTATAAAGATTTACGTGACTTACGTGAAGAAAATCCTATTGAAGTTGAAGCAGGTGCTTTAGGTTTAAACTATGTTGACTTAGACGGAAACGTTGGTTGTATGGTTAATGGTGCTGGTTTAGCAATGGCAACAATGGATTTAATTAAGCAAGCAGGTGGTGAGCCAGCTAACTTTTTAGATGTTGGAGGTACTGCAGATGCAGCACGTGTAGAGGCAGCTTTCCAAATTATCTTAAAAGATCCTAATGTAAAAGCTATTCTTATTAATATTTTTGGAGGTATTGTACGTTGCGACAGAGTAGCGCAAGGCGTTATTGATGCTTACAAAAACATGGGAACTATTAATGTGCCAATTATTGTACGTTTACAAGGAACAAATGCCGATATCGCTAAAGAATTAATTGACAATTCTGGATTAGACGTTATGAGTGCTACAGAATTCCAAGAAGCTGCAGATAAAGTACAACAAGTTTTAGCATAA
- the lysA gene encoding diaminopimelate decarboxylase, with the protein MNNNTLLKIASDFGSPVYVYDSEKIVSQYKRLTSAFNKVKQLKVNYAVKALSNISVLKLMKSLGAGLDTVSIQEVQLGLKAGFSPDQIIFTPNGVSLEEIEEATKLGVQINIDNLSILEQFGTKHPKVPVCIRINPHVMAGGNANISVGHIDSKFGISVHQIPHILRIVENTGMHINGIHMHTGSDILDIDVFLYASEILFDTAKHFKDLEFLDFGSGFKVPYAKGDIETNIEEFGTKLSKRFNEFCKEYGKELTLGFEPGKFLVSEAGVFLAKVNAVKQTTSTVFAQIDTGFNHLIRPMLYGSQHVITNISNPKGRERFYSVVGYICETDTFANNRRINEITEGDILGFQNAGAYCYSMSSNYNSRYRPAEVLWHKGKALLIRERETFDDIIRNQIEVTI; encoded by the coding sequence ATGAATAATAACACTTTATTAAAAATTGCAAGCGACTTTGGAAGTCCGGTGTATGTATACGACTCTGAAAAAATAGTGTCGCAGTATAAACGTTTAACATCTGCATTTAATAAGGTGAAACAGTTAAAGGTAAATTATGCTGTTAAAGCGTTATCTAATATTTCTGTATTAAAATTGATGAAATCACTTGGTGCGGGGCTAGATACGGTTTCTATTCAGGAAGTTCAATTAGGTTTAAAAGCTGGATTTTCTCCAGATCAAATTATCTTTACCCCTAACGGAGTTTCTCTTGAAGAAATTGAAGAAGCTACTAAATTAGGTGTTCAAATAAATATTGATAATCTTTCTATTTTAGAACAGTTCGGAACAAAACATCCAAAAGTTCCTGTTTGTATTCGTATAAACCCACACGTCATGGCCGGTGGTAATGCAAATATTTCTGTAGGACATATCGATTCTAAATTTGGTATTTCGGTACATCAAATTCCACATATCTTAAGAATCGTAGAAAACACAGGCATGCATATTAACGGTATACACATGCATACTGGTAGTGATATTCTAGACATTGATGTATTTTTATATGCAAGTGAAATATTATTTGATACGGCTAAACATTTTAAAGACTTAGAATTTTTAGATTTTGGATCTGGTTTTAAAGTGCCTTATGCTAAAGGTGATATTGAAACCAATATTGAAGAATTCGGAACAAAATTATCTAAGCGTTTTAACGAGTTTTGTAAAGAATACGGAAAAGAATTAACCCTAGGTTTCGAGCCTGGCAAGTTTTTGGTAAGCGAAGCAGGTGTGTTTTTAGCAAAAGTAAATGCCGTAAAACAAACTACTTCAACTGTTTTTGCTCAAATAGATACTGGTTTTAACCATTTAATTCGCCCAATGCTTTACGGGTCGCAACATGTTATTACAAATATTTCTAACCCTAAAGGCCGTGAGCGTTTTTACTCTGTAGTGGGTTACATTTGTGAAACCGATACGTTTGCAAACAATCGCAGAATTAATGAAATAACAGAAGGAGACATCTTAGGTTTCCAAAATGCAGGAGCTTACTGCTACTCTATGTCCTCTAACTATAACTCTCGCTACAGACCAGCAGAAGTACTTTGGCATAAAGGCAAAGCTTTACTAATTCGAGAACGAGAAACTTTCGATGACATTATACGAAATCAAATCGAAGTTACTATATAA
- a CDS encoding SRPBCC family protein: MDTINWTSFTKRIFIKASIEQLFWCWTTEDGITSWFLKSAEFLREDLKLPPATTIVKGDRYIWKWFNWDGKETGNILAIENNKTIHFSFAGKTEVKVTLEQHDLAVLVTLTQFNIAKDEKSKHDIYYGCSNGWTFWLTNLKAYLEHNILLNETEVDVSPFQLAGYEFVNM, from the coding sequence ATGGACACAATAAATTGGACTTCATTCACAAAACGGATTTTTATAAAAGCGTCTATAGAACAATTATTTTGGTGCTGGACCACCGAAGATGGCATAACGTCTTGGTTTTTAAAATCTGCCGAATTTTTAAGAGAGGACTTAAAACTACCTCCTGCAACTACTATTGTTAAAGGTGATCGGTATATCTGGAAATGGTTTAACTGGGATGGTAAAGAAACCGGAAACATATTAGCTATAGAAAACAACAAAACCATTCATTTTTCGTTTGCTGGAAAAACTGAAGTTAAAGTAACTCTCGAGCAACATGACCTTGCTGTGTTAGTGACTCTTACCCAATTTAACATAGCAAAAGACGAAAAAAGCAAACACGATATTTATTATGGTTGTAGTAATGGTTGGACCTTTTGGTTAACCAACCTAAAAGCCTATCTAGAACATAATATCCTGCTAAATGAAACAGAAGTTGATGTAAGTCCGTTTCAATTAGCAGGATATGAATTTGTAAATATGTAA